A part of Dryobates pubescens isolate bDryPub1 chromosome 3, bDryPub1.pri, whole genome shotgun sequence genomic DNA contains:
- the LOC104303524 gene encoding oxygen-regulated protein 1 — translation MSETPSTSYSVNQPNSSESEQSLAPRHLNVTEPVVAKRICFYKSGDPQFNGIKMVVNNRSYKTFDALLDSLSKRVPLPFGVRNISTPKGRHSITNLEDLEDGKSYICSHQRRMKPINLEQASRKPLPWQISRPVSARRRAVQLARGNEDAYGHREIRITTPKKMLVFKNGDVRLRRTVVLGKKNTQTFEAFLDYMSELMQYPVAKLYTTDGRKVPNLQALILCSGAVVAAGREPFKPSNYDSLGYSRPAKLLGIANRVYPKANAKSESENTRAEVGSSSRSQIFSTSSDKGSSNDNNSNDNISDSSCVPGSHNGIVENSIVTDQDLSVAQYEDDIEKSVHLNQDGSITVEMKVRLKIKEEETIKWTTTVSRAGLSGDKNAAACSSEVCASHENVSECINPKDTPFLKSYKEEEGDSLQQFNTEVSDKDSEPDLKTAGCTRDNSADLDVSSIAEDDTKPRFYRPPTPGPRRVRQKKALVESVTLVSEQEVQEKTIGQFSYSEEIQDGENKSEYCMVAHSSRKKSSVINPKSGETSESDLFKLSSDNMKEEVLFKVSHRSSDLLETTNRKRLEVPDEDELVENIVDRSVMEQGTYNSLVSACKANIRGFIPSSKIYQAARPVSADCSQGSCGIKQIKRSLSSFIRYSEFHQSKEEIKCSAGDLLPVSQDAEHSASAGHSQMKTMVSPCSEAPTEKINPTTGFCPAVTESENQVSVSNESVVTTHLIDDSQSASSLTKKKKKRKPSNLHEQGAPENHRGKDISVTVKSEGRYTSKVTQDSTGEPLDKSSEIPQEEGRELFVKNESVPSDTRMCPEDESVEQNGLSSKKATSSNNKKPAKVKSKSGKKKSIGSSAKSEDGLMMVDSNNESQHSQDTLSTEKPGTHPTNSSFEQRHNSSVISKPLSEVPKNLNSEKVKEDNILSSKKEKKQKKMKKNLSKDANKLNMPERPITVEALKQKDFQSEHSLENYVQSWLKNVLPNSVLPPIKKRERNVENNDDCDVPNENADKETKLVTHEVHVVERNLSKKKLKPICELKTLEDSAKDSGENQTDSLVHANATVVEEAKYTLKSELHHDGKLQLFHETQGNEKKISEADIRDTNLGQRKKSEVAVQVDYTIVNEKMGIDVQNNCMSTMMLHELQSALLGLQKDHNGCIGKACGLSDLSPAAFGCSSNVLLAWLLVLNLRENLIGTVKDDLQKTTCSCSEIFTQLQFLKQTTVIEKVDELKAAFSHFQQSTENNLLHFGRELKKQNCTHCCENTPITEIPNGVHQHGNENSEEPRVTKDNVNSEDTLDLTGEIENSFDAEKDLCRETEILDLSVPKAQLDDQDASASSNTCSLASAIEPPERNEEMSDSLDKKSQDQDTDTSFANEESETSIEPNSTVHSVISNDKSCCALDQDTSELEGERGIVHVATDKSEDEKADPKSAGNAKTPNDQLELVTETSAECNNEDYSVQEDKEYAETCEETSERLSTVSPLSFCYESKQITECDMSEGEQNLHVEEVENEPRSDASQLKKCLKSPATSDWSDYRPDSEETDYNKRASSDLTNESEDEAEIAKHYNTGYVKRTIERLYGKAEASFKPEFHKGFPYLSQVFQKDSEEFRSAVMEKTISFSQEPPPSVEQLSHSSLPSQEFPLNLSKGGTVSRGENTSLPTPQPTPDREEAIYTDDCSGLSPKQHCQPSVQINEDEGILIDKGKWLLKENHLIRRSPPERTGMYGNLDTTSADTVLDANGDDVPYSHFGNLNQYPVFNEISSSELEEMAKPSENLCNYFNIPHNSDSDPFQDDLSAKSKPSRSDKVAPLPAASKEKNKPSAMEGSTSPQADTNYPAFTSVEFKLPDNKVHPLEQPLDDEPVQSQPAAASNTNRNALREEDSLDKLHAICGQHCPILMVTVTPINEEQRGYAYQKASDIENQLGQCLLGKKSGHLQWSGEDFTADENNLVALKSNRINKIANNIFNRFYANNTLDFISNFGVLASSTLKDASSSWKLHVVEDVNVKPGTVSNCQNNASEHILSDLVIGTNSELPNRKPKICQTLRISLIRIVGEKFSPVLVDPAETCHSETFLKGDTSLNNTEHNASENLRNGNAFPEEEEEEGICFGTMDNGNSKDEKDL, via the exons ATGAGTGAAACACCTTCAACCAGTTACTCTGTGAATCAGCCCAACTCCTCCGAGAGCGAGCAGAGCTTAGCTCCGCGCCACCTCAACGTCACGGAGCCTGTCGTGGCCAAACGGATCTGTTTCTATAAGAGTGGAGATCCCCAGTTCAATGGGATCAAGATGGTGGTTAATAACAGGTCTTACAAAACATTTGATGCCTTGCTGGACAGTTTATCCAAGCGGGTCCCCTTGCCTTTTGGAGTGAGGAATATCAGCACACCGAAAGGCAGGCACAGCATTACCAATCTGGAGGATCTCGAGGATGGAAAATCTTATATTTGCTCCCACCAGAGGAGAATGAAGCCCATCAACCTGGAACAAGCCAGCAgaaagcccctgccctggcagatcAGCAGGCCTGTCAGCGCTCGGCGTCGAGCCGTGCAGTTAGCAAGGGGGAATGAGGATGCGTATGGCCACCGGGAGATCAGGATAACCACTCCCAAAAAGATGCTTGTCTTCAAAAACGGGGATGTAAGGCTCAGGAGGACTGTAGTTCTGGGGAAGAAGAATACACAAACCTTTGAGGCCTTTCTGGATTACATGAGTGAGTTAATGCAGTATCCGGTTGCAAAGCTGTACACCACCGATGGCAGAAAG GTTCCTAATCTTCAGGCCCTGATACTGTGCTCCGGAGCTGTAGTCGCAGCGGGAAGAGAGCCTTTTAAACCAAGCAATTACGACTCTCTCGGGTATTCGCGGCCTGCTAAATTGCTTGGAATTGCAAATCGTGTATACCCCAAAGCAAATGCCAAGTCAGAAAGTGAAAATA CAAGAGCTGAAGTGGGCTCTAGCTCAAGATCTCAGATATTCTCAACCTCTTCTGATAAAGGGTCCAGCAATGATAACAACTCAAACGATAACATCTCAGATTCTTCCTGCGTTCCTGGCAGTCATAATGGTATAGTGGAAAATAGCATAGTTACTGATCAAGACTTGTCTGTGGCACAATATGAAGATGACATTGAGAAATCTGTTCACCTCAATCAAGATGGCAGCATCACAGTGGAAATGAAAGTTAGATTAAAAATTAAAGAGGAAGAAACCATTAAATGGACAACCACTGTGAGTCGTGCTGGCCTCTCCGGTGACAAAAATGCCGCCGCTTGCAGTTCTGAAGTGTGTGCGTCCCATGAAAACGTATCAGAGTGTATAAACCCAAAGGATACTCCATTTCTGAAGAGCTacaaggaagaagagggagacTCTCTACAGCAATTCAACACAGAAGTGTCAGACAAAGACTCAGAGCCTGATTTAAAAACTGCTGGTTGTACAAGGGACAATTCTGCAGACCTAGATGTAAGCAGTATAGCTGAGGATGATACCAAGCCTCGCTTTTACAGGCCCCCCACCCCTGGGCCAAGGCGTGTTAGACAAAAGAAAGCACTAGTTGAAAGTGTCACCTTGGTATCTGAGCAGGAGGTTCAGGAGAAGACAATAGGACAGTTTTCCTACAGTGAGGAAATACAGGATGGAGAAAATAAATCTGAGTATTGCATGGTAGCTCATTCAAGCAGGAAGAAATCAAGTGTCATTAATCCAAAGTCCGGTGAGACGAGCGAGAGTGATTTGTTCAAGCTGTCTTCAGATAATATGAAAGAAGAAGTGCTTTTTAAAGTAAGCCACAGAAGTAGTGATTTACTAGAAACCACAAACAGGAAGAGATTAGAAGTGCCTGATGAGGATGAATTAGTGGAGAATATAGTAGATAGGTCGGTGATGGAACAAGGTACCTACAATAGTTTGGTGTCAGCCTGCAAAGCTAACATCAGGGGTTTCATCCCATCATCAAAAATTTACCAGGCAGCTAGGCCAGTTTCAGCAGACTGCAGCCAGGGGTCGTGTGGTATTAAACAAATCAAAAGATCACTGAGTTCTTTCATTAGATACTCAGAATTTCATCAgtcaaaagaagaaataaaatgcagtgCTGGTGATTTATTACCTGTTTCTCAAGATGCAGAGCattcagcctctgctggacacagccagATGAAGACGATGGTATCTCCATGCAGTGAAGCTCCTACTGAGAAAATAAATCCAACAACTGGATTCTGTCCTGCTGTTACTGAAAGTGAGAACCAAGTCAGTGTCAGTAATGAATCTGTGGTGACAACACATCTCATTGATGACAGCCAATCTGCATCTTCCCTcactaaaaagaagaaaaagagaaaaccatCTAACCTTCATGAGCAGGGTGCACCTGAAAATCACAGAGGTAAAGACATTTCAGTGACAGTTAAAAGTGAGGGAAGGTACACAAGCAAAGTCACACAGGATTCAACAGGAGAGCCTCTGGATAAGTCTTCTGAAATACctcaggaagaaggaagagaactGTTTGTGAAAAATGAGTCTGTCCCTTCAGACACAAGGATGTGTCCTGAAGATGAGTCAGTGGAACAAAATGGATTATCATCTAAAAAAGCCACAAGCAGTAATAACAAAAAGCCAGCCAAGGTAAAATCCAAGTCAGGCAAAAAAAAGAGTATTGGTTCATCCGCAAAGAGTGAAGATGGTCTAATGATGGTTGATTCAAACAATGAATCTCAACACAGTCAGGATACTCTGAGTACTGAGAAACCAGGCACACATCCCACAAACAGTTCTTTTGAGCAGAGACATAACTCATCAGTGATTTCAAAGCCACTGTCAGAAGTGCCAAAGAATCTTAACTCTGAAAAAGTAAAGGAAGACAATATTTTGTCAtctaagaaagagaaaaagcaaaagaagatgaagaaaaaccTAAGTAAAGATGCAAATAAGTTAAATATGCCAGAGAGGCCCATTACAGTAGAGGCTCTAAAACAGAAGGATTTTCAAAGTGAGCATTCACTTGAAAACTATGTCCAAAGTTGGCTGAAAAATGTGTTACCAAATTCTGTCTTGCCCcctattaaaaaaagagaaaggaatgtAGAGAACAACGATGACTGTGATGTTCCTAATGAAAATGCTGACAAAGAAACCAAGCTGGTTACTCATGAAGTCCATGTAGTGGAACGTAAtctgagcaaaaaaaaattaaagcccATTTGCGAATTGAAAACTTTAGAAGACTCAGCCAAGGATTCAGGCGAAAACCAGACTGACTCTTTGGTTCACGCTAATGCAACTGTAGTAGAAGAAGCCAAGTACACTCTAAAGTCAGAACTTCATCATGATGGTAAACTACAGCTCTTTCATGAGACACAGGGCAATGAGAAAAAGATCTCAGAAGCGGATATTCGAGATACAAACCTAGgtcaaagaaaaaaatctgaagttGCTGTTCAAGTGGATTACACAATTGTCAATGAGAAAATGGGAATTGATGTTCAGAATAACTGTATGTCTACCATGATGCTGCACGAGCTACAGTCAGCTTTGCTTGGCCTCCAGAAAGACCATAATGGGTGTATAGGGAAAGCTTGTGGCCTTTCAGATCTTTCTCCTGCAGCTTTTGGTTGTTCCTCCAATGTCCTCCTAGCTTGGCTGCTTGTTCTGAATTTGAGAGAGAATTTGATTGGGACAGTTAAAGATGATCTACAAAAAACTACCTGTAGCTGTTCTGAAATATTTACACAGTTACAGTTTCTGAAACAAACTACAGTCATAGAAAAAGTTGATGAGCTGAAGGCTGCCTTCTCACATTTTCAACAATCAACAGAAAATAACTTACTACACTTTGGGAGGGAGCTTAAAAAGCAGAACTGCACACATTGCTGTGAGAATACGCCCATAACTGAAATTCCTAATGGTGTACACCAGCATGGAAATGAAAACTCAGAGGAGCCTCGTGTTACAAAGGACAATGTAAATTCTGAGGACACTTTGGATTTGACTGGGGAAATAGAAAACTCTTTTgatgcagagaaagacctttgTAGAGAAACAGAAATTTTAGATTTGAGTGTTCCCAAAGCACAGCTAGATGACCAAGATGCCAGTGCTAGTTCAAATACCTGTAGCCTTGCATCAGCTATAGAACCACCTGAAAGAAATGAAGAGATGTCTGATAGCCTGGATAAAAAATCTCAAGATCAAGACACTGATACATCATTTGCTAATGAAGAGTCAGAAACTTCCATAGAACCAAACTCGACAGTTCATAGTGTAATTTCTAATGATAAGAGTTGTTGTGCTCTAGATCAGGATACCTCTGAGTTAGAAGGTGAAAGAGGTATTGTACATGTTGCCACTGATAAAAGTGAAGATGAGAAAGCTGATCCAAAGTCAGCAGGTAATGCCAAAACCCCAAATGACCAACTTGAGCTAGTTACTGAAACCTCTGCAGAATGTAACAATGAGGATTATTCCGTACAGGAAGACAAGGAATATGCAGAAACTTGTGAGGAGACATCTGAGAGGTTATCTACAGTTTCTCCACTATCATTTTGTTATGAATCAAAGCAAATTACAGAATGTGATATGAGTGAAGGAGAACAGAATTTGCACGTAGAAGAAGTGGAGAATGAACCGCGTTCAGATGCCTCCCAGTTAAAAAAATGCCTTAAAAGTCCTGCTACTTCAGACTGGTCAGATTACAGGCCAGATAGTGAGGAGACTGATTATAACAAGAGAGCATCCAGTGATTTAACCAATGAAAGTGAGGATGAAGCAGAAATTGCAAAACATTATAATACTGGCTATGTCAAAAGAACGATTGAACGGCTTTATGGCAAGGCGGAAGCTTCGTTCAAGCCTGAATTTCACAAAGGATTTCCTTATTTGTCTCAAGTATTTCAAAaagacagtgaagaatttcGCTCTGCAGTAATGGAAAaaaccatttctttttctcaagAGCCTCCACCATCTGTAGAGCAATTGTCCCATTCTTCACTACCATCACAAGAATTTCCCTTAAACTTAAGCAAAGGTGGCACTGTATCGAGAGGAGAAAATACTTCTTTACCAACACCACAACCTACCCCTGACAGAGAAGAGGCAATTTACACTGATGACTGTTCAGGGCTATCTCCAAAGCAACATTGTCAACCTAGTGTACAAATTAATGAAGATGAAGGAATATTGATAGATAAAGGCAAATGGCTTCTCAAAGAAAATCACTTGATAAGAAGGTCACCCCCTGAGCGGACTGGGATGTATGGCAATTTAGATACAACCTCAGCAGACACCGTCCTGGATGCTAACGGTGACGATGTTCCGTACTCACACTTTGGCAATCTGAATCAGTACCCAGTCTTCAATGAAATCTCTTCTTCAGAACTTGAAGAGATGGCTAAACCCTCTGAAAATCTTTGCAACTACTTCAATATACCTCATAACAGTGACTCAGACCCCTTTCAGGATGACTTGAGTGCAAAAAGCAAACCTAGCCGCAGCGATAAGGTCGCTCCCCTTCCTGCAGCAAGCAAAGAGAAGAATAAGCCATCAGCCATGGAAGGTTCTACTTCCCCACAGGCTGATACCAATTATCCAGCCTTTACATCTGTAGAATTTAAATTGCCTGATAACAAAGTGCATCCATTGGAACAGCCTTTAGATGATGAACCTGTACAgtctcagccagctgctgctagTAACACTAACAGAAACGCTCTTCGGGAAGAAGATTCTCTGGATAAACTCCATGCAATATGTGGCCAACATTGTCCAATACTAATGGTGACAGTAACACCAATTAATGAGGAACAGAGAGGATATGCCTACCAAAAGGCATCTGATATCGAGAACCAGCTGGGTCAGTGTTTGTTGGGCAAAAAGAGTGGGCATTTGCAATGGTCAGGTGAAGATTTCACAGCAGATGAAAATAACCTTGTGGCTCTGAAGAGTAACCGTATCAATAAGATTGCCAATAACATTTTTAATAGGTTTTATGCTAATAACACCTTAGACTTCATTAGTAACTTTGGAGTGCTTGCATCTTCAACTCTGAAAGATGCAAGCAGTTCATGGAAGCTACACGTTGTAGAGGATGTGAACGTGAAACCTGGGACAGTCAGCAACTGTCAAAACAACGCATCTGAGCACATACTCAGTGATCTTGTGATAGGCACTAATAGTGAGCTACCCAACAGAAAGCCAAAAATCTGCCAAACTCTAAGAATAAGCTTAATTCGTATTGTTGGAGAAAAATTCTCTCCAGTGTTGGTGGATCCAGCAGAGACCTGTCATTCTGAAACATTCCTGAAGGGTGACACGTCTTTAAATAACACTGAACATAATGCCTCTGAAAATCTGAGAAATGGCAATGCCTTtcctgaagaagaagaagaagaaggaatcTGCTTTGGTACGATGGACAATGGAAACAGTAAAGATGAGAAAGACTTGTAA